GAACCGTGCGTCACCTATATCGGTGCGGATGGCGCTGGTCACTACGTGAAAATGGTGCATAACGGCATCGAATACGGCGATATGCAGCTGATTGCTGAAGCGTACTCATTGCTGAAGCACGGTCTGAACCTGTCTAACGAAGATCTGGCGAAAACCTTCGCCGAGTGGAACGAAGGCGAGCTCAGCAGCTACCTGATCGATATCACCAAAGACATCTTCACCAAAAAAGATGAAGACGGTAACTACCTGGTTGACGTTATTCTGGACGAAGCGGCGAACAAAGGTACCGGTAAATGGACCAGCCAAAGCTCGCTGGATCTTGGCGAACCGCTGTCTCTCATCACTGAATCCGTATTCGCACGTTATATCTCTTCCCTGAAAGAGCAGCGTGTTGCGGCATCTAAAGTGCTGAGCGGCCCGCAGGCTAAACCGTTCGCAGGCGATAAAGGCGAATTCATTGAGAAAGTCCGCCGCGCGCTGTACCTCGGTAAAATCGTCTCTTACGCGCAGGGCTTCTCTCAGCTGCGTGCCGCGTCTGAAGAGTACAACTGGGATCTGAACTACGGCGAAATCGCGAAAATTTTCCGCGCGGGCTGCATCATTCGTGCACAGTTCCTGCAGAAAATCACTGACGCGTACGCTGAAAATCCGTCCATCGCGAACCTGCTCCTGGCGCCATACTTCAAGAAAGCGGCAGATGATTACCAGCAGGCGCTGCGTGATGTTGTGGCGTATGCCGTACAGAACGGTATCCCGACTCCGACTTTCTCCGCTGCCATCGCTTACTACGACAGCTACCGTTCTGCGGTACTGCCAGCGAACCTAATTCAGGCACAGCGTGACTACTTCGGCGCGCACACCTACAAGCGCACCGATAAAGAAGGCGTATTCCACACCGAGTGGATGGATTAACTGCTTTTTTGCTGATGACAAGCCCGGTTCTCCGGGCTTTTTTTACATCTGATGCCAGCGCCCGAAGCCGCCAACAGCCTTAAACGTAGCCAGTAAGCGC
The genomic region above belongs to Cronobacter malonaticus LMG 23826 and contains:
- the gndA gene encoding NADP-dependent phosphogluconate dehydrogenase; its protein translation is MSKQQIGVVGMAVMGRNLALNIESRGYTVSVFNRSRDKTEEVIAENPGKKLVPYYTVQEFVESLETPRRILLMVKAGAGTDAAIDSLKPYLEKGDIIIDGGNTFFQDTIRRNRELSEEGFNFIGTGVSGGEEGALKGPSIMPGGQKEAYELVAPILKEIAAVAEGEPCVTYIGADGAGHYVKMVHNGIEYGDMQLIAEAYSLLKHGLNLSNEDLAKTFAEWNEGELSSYLIDITKDIFTKKDEDGNYLVDVILDEAANKGTGKWTSQSSLDLGEPLSLITESVFARYISSLKEQRVAASKVLSGPQAKPFAGDKGEFIEKVRRALYLGKIVSYAQGFSQLRAASEEYNWDLNYGEIAKIFRAGCIIRAQFLQKITDAYAENPSIANLLLAPYFKKAADDYQQALRDVVAYAVQNGIPTPTFSAAIAYYDSYRSAVLPANLIQAQRDYFGAHTYKRTDKEGVFHTEWMD